In a genomic window of Oncorhynchus gorbuscha isolate QuinsamMale2020 ecotype Even-year unplaced genomic scaffold, OgorEven_v1.0 Un_scaffold_1071, whole genome shotgun sequence:
- the LOC124016891 gene encoding G protein-activated inward rectifier potassium channel 1-like produces MISSLQNALSSPYFQVQDIGHNIRTIAATTTKSCTEIDFTLNPSDYFYRCCHRSMSALRKKFGDDYQVVTTSSSGSGFNQPAPEKKKKRQRFVDKNGRCNVQHGNLGGETSRYLSDLFTTLVDLKWRWNLFIFILTYTVAWLFMAFMWWIIAYIRGDLHRAHDDKYTPCVANVYNFPSAFLFFIETEATIGYGYRYITDKCPEGIILFLFQSILGSIVDAFLIGCMFIKMSQPKKRAETLMFSEHAAISMRDGKLTLMFRVGNLRNSHMVSAQIRCKLLKSRQTPEGEFLPLDQLELDVGFSTGADQLFLVSPLTICHVIDTKSPFYELSQRSMQTEQFEIVVILEGIVETTGKLSQIHNCSFLQYYSKDHRPISCLCPEIKWCAMFGSG; encoded by the exons ATGATTAGTTCGTTACAGAACGCACTTTCCTCGCCTTATTTCCAGGTCCAAGATATTGGACACAACATAAGGACAATTGCTGCAACTACAACGAAGTCCTGTACAGAAATAGACTTTACATTAAACCCTTCAGATTATTTCTATCGCTGCTGCCATCGTAGTATGTCTGCACTCCGAAAGAAATTTGGGGACGATTATCAGGTAGTGACCACCTCATCCAGCGGGTCTGGATTCAACCAGCCGgcaccagagaagaagaagaagaggcaaCGCTTTGTGGACAAGAACGGGCGATGTAACGTCCAGCATGGAAACCTGGGTGGTGAAACCAGTAGATATCTATCCGATTTATTCACCACACTGGTCGATTTGAAATGGCGCTGGAATTTATTCATCTTCATCCTTACATACACGGTGGCATGGCTCTTCATGGCCTTCATGTGGTGGATCATAGCCTACATAAGAGGAGACCTTCATCGAGCCCACGATGACAAGTATACGCCATGCGTTGCCAATGTCTACAACTTTCCCTCCGCGTTTTTATTCTTCATAGAAACGGAAGCCACAATAGGATATGGCTATAGGTATATCACGGACAAATGTCCCGAGGGGATCATTCTCTTTCTTTTCCAGTCAATCCTGGGATCAATCGTTGATGCTTTTTTGATTGGCTGCATGTTCATTAAGATGTCCCAGCCCAAGAAAAGGGCAGAGACTTTGATGTTCAGTGAACATGCAGCTATTTCGATGCGAGATGGAAAACTAACTCTCATGTTCAGAGTCGGCAACCTGCGTAATAGCCATATGGTCTCCGCACAGATCCGCTGCAAATTGCTGAAA TCTCGTCAGACGCCCGAAGGCGAGTTTCTTCCTCTGGATCAGTTGGAATTGGACGTGGGCTTCAGTACCGGGGCGGACCAGCTCTTCCTGGTCTCACCACTCACAATCTGCCATGTGATCGACACCAAAAGCCCATTCTACGAACTCTCCCAGAGATCCATGCAAACAGAGCAGTTTGAAATTGTGGTCATATTGGAAGGAATAGTGGAAACCACTGGTAAGTTATCACAAATACATAATTGTTCTTTCTTGCAGTATTATAGTAAAGACCATAGGCCTATTTCGTGTCTGTGCCCTGAGATAAAGTGGTGCGCTATGTTTGGCTCAGGCTAG